The following is a genomic window from Neodiprion lecontei isolate iyNeoLeco1 chromosome 4, iyNeoLeco1.1, whole genome shotgun sequence.
GTTGGACTGCTGACATTATTCTGGCATATGGTTCTATAAATTAAATAACGTATCTTTTTGTAGGCCACAGCACGTTCCTGGGGCGAATAACATAATACAAGTAATGCTATAATTTGTGAATCACAGCTATTATTGATAAAGTATAACATTGTTCTTGCATTATCCGATACACATCTGAGCGTGTTATGAATCTACAGTATTCATCACTATTGGCATTTTGACACTAGATTTATCGTGATATACTTCCTTTAAGGCATGTCGGCGCTTTTTCCAACGCGTTGTACGATCAGTTCATTTCTCACTTGATGATATGcgctttgtttttcttttaaccaCTGACTGATTCATTCATTACATACTATGTATGACGTTCATCCAGTACGGTCGCAATGGCGATATATTGCTGTGAGTGTTTGAAACACATTTCCTTAGAACAAAAAATCGTTCGAACGAGAGGGTTGTTCCGTATTTGTCATGGAACGTGCGTAATGGAGTTTGATTTGCCAACCTGAATCGAGCTGCTTTTATTTCACTGCTTCATCAAGTATTTATAGAGAATTTTAGTGCGAATACGGCTTAAGTACAATTACGCGAACGATCGGACGTCGGCTAATCACATGTTGTATCACTAGCTTTTCGTGACTTCCaattagaatttaaaaaaacttgcGAGGTATccgaaaaaagaagaatgctatactgttttttttttttttgtttatttgccATGTAGTCGCATTTCCATTACCTCATCGCTCTGGGCAAATTGACTGtaacaagtttgaaaaagggAAAAGCCACAAACGTTAGAAGGTCATATACACGTATCGTTTCTCCCCCTGAATCTAAAATTATTGACAGACTATAGTAAACGTAACGAGTAGAATTTCATACCGAATAAGCGTGAATTTGGGAAGCGCAGCAGCGGCCAACTTCGGCAAGTTCGGTGctttaaaaaatcgtttcatcGTAAGTCTAGTGACAATTTTGCTAGGCCAGGAGGAAAAACGTCTATCTGGTTGAGACTTTTATTCGGACATTATGTGTTGATTTAACCCTGTGCGTTATACGTGTTACGTGTCGCGAGGCATCCTTCATCGTCCAACAAGTGTTACAACGGAAGGAAGGACGCGCCGAGTGACCGAGCACTGTCCGCTGCACACATACAAGGAACATAGAGCGTGTTGTCCACTCGGTCACCATGGATATGATGTGGCTCATCGGTAGCTTTCCTGGGGCAGGGGTTGCGTATAGAGGGGTTTTATGCCCATACGGGATCGTCGCATCACTCGTACATCCACGCAGCAGTTTCCTTGTGTGTTTATCGTCAGTCCGTCCGCCCGAGTTGAGCTGGTATTAGTTTCGTCCAGCTCCCAAGATAGTTTATGCTCCGTTCCTCAGTATGCATCATTACACCAAACCCAACGCCGCAAACGTTCGGAGATTTCCCCCTCGATCGTGTGAAATAAATACACGAGTGATACCGTCACGCAATAACGGATAAACAAAACGTAtagattacaaatttttagggCTGCGATTCGCGATGCGCCCATCGCGATCAGTTGTTGCTCCGTTTTCGCGGGATTCGACTTCTTCGCAACGAATTGACTCTTGACTgtaattctctttttctcaaatcttACAATCTGTACGTGGTTCGTTGTCGTCGTCATGCTcctacgtttgaatttacctattttcattcgaatttgccagaatttttcaaaagttgcCTAACGCCTTGTCGGAGATCACTATATGATGATGTAAAACTGTTACCAAATTACGATTATCGGCTTTTTACTTTTTGGCTGTCAAGTAGACCGCCGTTAGTCGTTgctacgacgacgacgatgacgctGCGCGTCGAAGACGAGTTCTGAAATTGGTTTTAGCAAAAGTGAATGTCATAGTGTGAGCGGAATGTAAGTTTATTGCTCTCGTATTATTCAATGCTGCATCGTGGGGTGCCAGATTTAATTATTCCTGCCGTAAAAACCGACACAATCAAAAAAGACAGAATTTCAAGACTCATCCGCTTTTGGCAGTGCGATTGAATAAATTCGGTGACAATTTATACGCGGCGATCACGATCATACGAGAAGACTACAAGCTAAGCTCTTCGCGAAACACGTGTTGCGCTTAATTTCATTAATCTGATTATCATAACACCCGTggtgttttaaattttcttcaatgaCGTCGAAACGCTCCGCGCGTAGTCGAGTATAATTCTTACAATGAGGGAGAACGCGGAGTACCTGCAGGTAGTgcattaataattaaaaaaggtCAAGAAAGGTTTGAAGAAAGCAATTACATCTGAAATGTTAATCGCGAATCTATTTTCGCGCCGGAGTCATGTGGCACTCGTTTTGTACTTTAGGGCTCGCTTGTactatatgtattatacatatttgcGTTATGCCgtacaatttatttcattgattttatCGGAACACTGAAACAGTGGAGTAGGATTTTGTTACCTGCGCGTATTTTTGTCTCCCGCATAATATAGACCTGTGTAAAACACAATCCGCGTTATAACGTGCAACAATTTAGGCATATATATCTAGTTCAAAcgcgaaaaattaaatttcgaaaacatcGGAATGAAAGAATTAATATACTACCGTGAAATTGCAGACTCGTACGAGTTGAAAAGCCAACTTCAGCCAAGTATAATAGGGGAGACTGGGGCAAAATGGAGCAAgtcaaaaattaattgagaaaaaaaaaaaatattgtttttttttaatcgcaGCTTAGAAAGTGGTAAGTTTTTGTTGATTATTACAAGTTGTAAACAGacgtagaaaaatattaatcgaATGATCATGCAATCATGTTCCGTTCTTCACGCTTGTCCCATTTTTCACTGGCCCCCCAcccacccccctccccccaaaCTCCAAAGCCTAAACCGACGAGTCGTTTAAATTCGGGATATCATTAACAAGAACAAGAGAAACTAACAAGAAGATGtgaatgaaagtaaaattgaaaatgattatgCCCTTGGCAGCACGTGCATTCGAgacctatttttattttatacggtTGAGATTACTCATAAGTCAATTCGGTGCgagaaaattggtaaaaaaataatcgtgacTTGGTATATACTGTGGGGGGTAGCTGATTATCGAGACTCAAGCGGTACGCGGGGTCAGAGGGACCTTCTTGAAGAGAAAAGAGGGTAAAAAAGGGAAGCAAGGTCTGCCTACCCCTCTGAGCGTTTCGCCGCTTGGGGCTTGTGGTTAGCCATTTATAATTAACAAGAAGTCGACCAACGCCGGGTCTCCACGGCTCCGAGCGATCAAAATTGATCAATGTCTGTTTCGCGCTACAAGCAGACTGTCCGCGTTCCGGATCGGGACGCGTTGCAGTTACCCACACCTTCCTTCTCGTTACCACCCTCGCCCGGAAATCTTCCGGGGAGAAGTCCGAACGATACCGTGTCCTCTTCaccggaaataaaattcaatttcgtcgACGAGGCGATGGACGCCGACGCGATCCGCTTGGAGAATGAAACCAAGGTACCTACTGCACAGGAAAATCCGGCAGATGATGTTTGAAAACGAAGACCCGTGTGTCTTTCGATCATTAAACTCAGTTCCGCGGTAAAAGAAGTAAGAAGAAAGTGTTCAAGTTCAGTTGGTGAAATCCtctgaaattagaaaaaggaaagatCATTATTCGTTATCACACCGACGACGTATGGTTGTAGATGAAGATTTCGAGTTCTTCGGACGAGTGATCCTCGCGAATCACAGCCACGTGGTGTTCGACGCTTGGCGGTCAGGAacatgaataattgaaaacacttgaaaagttttcagagaACTGTGCAATCTGCGGTAGCAAATaagaaagtaataaaaaatattttgacaagCGTCGAGTACCTCGTCGCcacataaataaatacgcaTACGAGGTCTATACGTAGTGCTGCTGTCACATCGAATCGATACACGAGGTCGACCAGTGTTTTACAATTCTGGTATAAAACGATTTACTTTCCACTGACGCGCTGCGTAAAGGCGGAAACTTGTCGAATAATAAATGCTTCTCTAATTATCAACGGCGTTTGCACAGCGAGACGGGGATGGGTTGGAACGAGAAGAAAACAACCCCCGCGATCAGATTTTATCATGATGAAATTTCTGCAGGACACTCACAGCCGGAGACCGAGTCGAGCCGAGGGAGCTTCTCAAGTTATCCCAGAATTCAGCCCCAGCAGGTCACAGCTGAGCGATTTGGTGCATTCGGTCGGATCGACGGAGACGTCCCTGGTATCGTCGGCAACGCACACGCCGAATCGCGAGGGGAGTCCTGCGGGAAGGAGCGTGGAAAGACGTCCTGGAACCCCGTACGACGTGACAAAGCCCGTTCTCCAGAGGACGAGCGACGCCCTCTTCGAGCTGGCCAGAAATGGCCTTCAGCAATACAATCCGACGAGCGGCGAGTCGCCGTCGGGATCCGGGAGCCCCAGGATATCCAGGCGGTACTCGAGGGCGAGCGTTCATCCCTGCGTCGTCGGAAGCAAGTCCTTAACGGCACGCGACTTATTCGGTAAATTTGTCACGAACTTCAACAGCCGCCCCTTATTAGCATTAATTTCATTCTCACAACCGCCTGTTGCTGCGCTGCGTGATGAAGCGCTATACAGCGCCAAGGGTATTATTGCGATACTTGCGACGAAGAGTTTATTAGACGAGGTGTAATGGGGAGAAATCCGGATTCGTTGCAGTTGCCTGATCGGTCGGGAATTTTTAAACCAGTATATCTTTGTTTCGTCAAAAATTCCCCCTATTCATGCGATGAGTAGAAAGCTTTTTCTTGCAGAGAATTGAAGACCCCGAGGTAGGAATTTATACTTACAAACCAAAAGGGAGGGtagttcgagaaaaaataatatatatatatatatatatatatattgatgtaCTTATGATTACGAGATTCTGCAGACTGGAAATAAACTTTTTCCCGACTCAGTAATCCTTTCCAACTTGGACAAAAACGATAATAGTTGCAGTGATAAATGTGGGGATAAATGCATAGACAAACTATAGAAGCATAATTCGAACGTGAAGAGAATGTAGGACGTTTAACTGCAGGAACTTTGAAACTCGATGTAGGTACCCTGACCTCATTAGACAAGAAGTAACACACGAAACAGAAATCGATGGCTAATAGTTCCCATAGCATGGAATTGAATATCCTCGTGCCTATTCATATACGTACATGATATTTACAGTCTACTGTTTCGTACAAGATATATGATCGCCAAGTGGCCTGTTATCGCAATTGTCCACCGAGTTCGATATATCAGGAAAAGCTGATTAATTCGACCCTGCGCAAGTACCGTGAGTCGTATAAAAGGAAGATTCGCGGACTTTGCACAATGAGTTGAATGAGTACATTCGTAAAAAATCCTAGACTTGATACGATCACAGAATCCTTTTTCGGGGTGAGCTTACAGGCACTGATAGTTATACATAATTAATCATACACGATAATCACCTATCCATGAAAGATGTGAGATGCTGAAGCAAACTTGTGTAAAGTGATAAATCGTTGAGTGAAATTCTCACATTCGAACAATTTCCTAATATTACAGAAATAGAGGGATGAAACGTAACTAGTAGAAATCTTCTTTCGAATTAAACGATTCCATTCTGCGCGGAATATCGCGATAACGTTTACCGTTATactttaataaatattatagatATACGCGATAATATTAGTCGAGGAACCGCTCGACTAGAAATATTCCATTGTTTATGAAATTCGTCAACATTTACTTAGCGTTTTTAGGACCAAAATTAACACCCGCACCACCGGACGCAAGCCCGTCGTTGCCTGGAACGCCTGCCCCCCAGGACTCGGACAGCGAACAGATGAGCAAAGAAGCGTTATCCCGAAAAGATGATGGATTGGATACAACGGTGGGACCGGAATCTGACCCTGAGACGTTATTTTTTCGGTGagttttcatgattttttatattatacagtttTATAGTGTCGTAGCTAAATAATCGCAATTCGCATTTATGCATGAACTCATCATATATATTTCGCATAATGTACATGGAAACGATTACCGACTGTCAGCCAAATAATGTGGTTGGCAGTACGGtgctaaaaataattcaactatTGTAGAGTCTGGCTTAACTGcgttggaagaaaataaaaaaaaacacggcgAAATGGACGAGATagcgattttttcaaatttaggCTCTAACCGTTGAACAATTCAAGAGGGGTTAAATTATTCATGCCACTCGTGACTATAGATATGCTACATACGTGCTTCGTGGCCGGCAGTAAGCTAACAGCTTTTCAggagtgaaaaaattcgagataGTACACCTGAGGCTTTTGCGTTATATTACGTGCTCGAATATCGCTCCGTATTATCACGAGAATGTTAAATTTGTTTCCATCTGCTTCGGGGTAAACACAATGAATTTCTGAGATCTCGCCGTGTTAATAATCACAGATGTCTGTAGGTACGTCACGTccacaaaaaagaaaaaaaaaacagaaaaaacgGGAACCCGTAGAAACAAAGTATTcacgtacaaaaaaaagtatgaaatgaagaatttttttcagtggggtgaaaaatttagtGGGTACCACTTCgagttattaattataatgagATAGGGGAGACTAAAGATGTTAGCCACGATATTTAGAAGAGCACCACGCACCgcgttatttttaaaaactatAACGATCACATGCAGTACTTATACTAGTCGCTTTGTTCACGTGGTTATTAAAAAGTATGACAATTCTTTACCGTTTCTAACGCCGTTGCGTACAATTTCGTGTTGTATTCTCTATTAGTGGATTTTCCATGCATATGAATTTATGATAAGTCCTGCAGATAATTCAGTCAAAAATTTGGTACCGAACAATAAAAGGACTGAGACTGAAAATTACTGGCATTGCAAGAATCCGTCAAACGGTGACCGTCCGGAATCTTCCTGCGACAAAATCACCACTGAAAAAATCCCCCCGGATAAAATTTcccaaaataaataaataaatagataaataactGGGCGGACATTAATaagcgtataataatattcggGAAGGGGAATTTTGCTCAGGGAAGATTTTGGAAAATGAGATTCTGGATGGGAACCGGTGAAACTTATATAGCTTGAGGTAAATGGACACATATCGATAGGGTAATTATACCAAACTGACTACGAATTACTAAGAGTGATTATTGAGAAATCATTTATTGTACCTTTTACCTTTGCGCAGCGACGGTCGCCGTCGAATAGACATGGTGTTGGTCTACCGGGAAGAAAACGAGGGTGTGATGACGGAGACCGAAGCCAGAAGGATAGAGCAGCGGAAAGTCTTCGAGCAGAATCTCCTCAAGGAAGGCTTACAACTGGAGCTTGAACACAAAAACACATCGTTCGACGGCAGAACGTACTTTTTGAAGCTCCACATACCATGGAAGACAAAGATGCAGTACGCCGAGGTGATGAACCTGAAACTACCGACGAAAAGGTTCATCACGATATCAGTAAAAGCCTGGGTGAGCTTTGCTCGATAACTGTTGTTCGTCGTTTTTTGGAAATCTCTGAATATTACGTACTATCTGTCCTTTCTTACAATATCATCCGATGTGACAGGGCGGCGAAGGTGGTAAAGAGAAACCGAAATATTGGGCAAAATGGTCGCCGTGGATAGAGTGGATCCAGAGACTCCACTCCTGGGATACGAACAGAATCCCCGAGGAGCCGAGTTTTTACGCCAGTGCTGACGCCGGCGACCGGGAAGAAAGGTATAACAGTTTATACACTGATACACATACCagcaaaaaatttcgtcaagtGGATTAAAAATTGCTAAGATCTGTCggctttgattttttttaaggaGGAAGGGCCTTTTCTACACCActgcaattatttttacatgcttatgctctttgcAAATTAGATCCTTTATTATATCAAGATCTATAAAAATTCTACTGTAGCTGCAATCAACTCTAATTATTAAATGGACTGTCGCACTTACCCCTTTACACGTTATCTGATATCAGGTTCGTAGTAAAGGACAGAGACACGGCTTTCACCCCGGCCCAGAGGTCGTTGATCGTCATGCAAATTTTGTTGAGGGCACGGTACGATGACAACCACGAACGAGCCGGGATCCGACGTCTTCTGGCGGACGGTACTTATCTCGAATGTTTCCCACTCCATGAAGGGCCTTACGATACTCCCGGGCCCAATGGCGAACTCTTCGACAGACAtttgttgtacctggaatGGGCTCGGCCTTCTAAGTGGTGAGAAATAATGTCGAGACCAAGCTGTGGGAATCGGATCTAATCGCaacgatgtatttttttaaatatcctCTTTCATCATCAGGCATTTGCAAAGCTCGTTGATAGCGAAAAATTTGTTCGTCATATCTGAAACAGAGTTAAAGTTAAAGAGCAAAAAACATGAATTTCTTCCCCAGTCTTTAACTGACGTTTCAGGTTCAAGAAGCAACCCTTGTGGTTGGTCAGGAGATACTTCGGGGAGAAGGTAGCCCTCTACTTTGCCTGGTTGGGTTTTTACACGAAGGCGTTATACCCACCAGCTGTTGTTGGTTTGCTCTGCTTTTTTTACGGCCTTGGAAGTATAGAAAGCGAAGATAACATACCCAGTAAAGAAATCTGTGATCCCACATTGGCTGGTGAGTTGTAAAatatagtgaaaaaattaattctcatAAAATACGATATTATGTGTGTATTTTTTGGTAGAGTGTATAATAAACTTGAGGGAAATGATTACGTATGCGGGTGTTCGGATTGATATTATTGAtactattattaattactatgtattaataaataatgtgataTTATGGATTACTTGATTTTAACCGATCATTGCAGGAAATATAACACTTTGTCCTCTCTGCGACAAGGCGTGTAAATATCAAAAGCTGAAAGATTCCTGTCTTTTTTCTAAACTGACATACCTGTTCGATAATCCAGCAACCGTCTTCTTCGCAATATTTATGTCTTTTTGGGGTGTGTACGAAAACAATATAAAAGAATCAGTATTAATTTTATGCCAAATTACAGTCACgaagtaagaaaaaatgattttgataaattaaacGTTTATACACAGCGACGACGTTTTTGGAGTTATGGAAACGTCGACAGGCAGTGATAGTTTGGGAATGGGACCTCCAAAACGTGGACGGTGATGAAGAGACCAGACCAGAGTTCGAGACCACGGTGAAAACGTATCGCGTCAATCCTGTGACCAGAGAAAGGGAGCCTTACCTTCCAGCATGGTCGAGGGTTCTTCGGTTCACGGCAACCGGATCCATGGTATTTTTTATGGTGAGCATGGGGGGTTACTTTGGGTCTCTTTTCTTCATGTGTTCTTCATTTCACTAACGGACCGAGCTCTGTTCCAGATTTGTGTTGTACTGGCTGCGGTTCTCGGCACAATCATATACCGGATATCATTAGTGTCAGTATTTTATAACAGCGGCGGTGAATTCTTGAAGAAacatgcaaaaattttcacttccaCGACCGCCGCCCTCATCAATTTGTTCATCATAATGATCCTGACCCGGGTTTATCACCGATTGGCAAGGTGGCTAACGAACATGGAAAATCCGAGAACTCAGACTGAATACGAGGATAGCTATactttcaagatatttctATTTGAATTTGTCAACTTTTACTCGTCGTTGATATACATAGCTTTTTTTAAGGTAAATGCCGTTTCCGAATTATCGCAAGCCTGATAACAAGAGGTACAAGTTTAATATACGGAAGTGATTCGTTGCAGGGAAGATTCTTCAAGCACCCAGGTGACCGGAGTGCGAGATCTTCAGAATTTTTCCGTATTAAGACTGATGTTTGTGACCCAGCCGGTTGTTTGTCAGAACTCTGTATCCAACTGGCAATAATAATGATTGGCAAGCAATGCGTCAACAACTTTCTGGAGATTTTATCTCCAAAGATGTGGAACTGGTGGCGAAAGAGAACTCAAAAGGCAGCGACGAAGGATCGAAACAGACCTTATACTCGCTGGGAGAAGGATTATCAGCTTCAGGATCCCGGTAAAATGGCACTGTTTGACGAGTACCTTGAGATGGGTGagtgtgaaataatttctcaacatTTCCTGCCGAATGTGTCGAAGGGACGGCGAATATCGACAGATAATTCACTTTTCTCACGCATCCCCCTCGTTTCTTGGTATACTTTTCAGTCATACAATACGGATTCGTCACATTGTTTGTCGCGGCGTTCCCTTTGGCTCCGTTATTCGCTTTGTTGAACAACATTGCCGAAATACGACTTGATGCTTATAAAATGGTGAAGGAAGCCCGAAGGCCTCTTGCTGAGAGGGTGGAGGACATCGGCGCCTGGTTCGGTATTCTCCAGGGTGTTACTTACGCAGCTGTGGTATCCAACGTAGGTGAAACGGACGTTACAAAGTTCtctgacaaaaaataaaattaaaataaacaaataaataaacaggaattttatgattttattGCGAACCAACCACTCTCTCTCTGCTTCCAGGCGTTCGTGATCGCTTATACTTCAGACTTTATCCCCAGAAGCGTGTACGCCTTTGGATACTCGGACTCGCACAACCTGACCGGGTACATAGACAGTTCATTATCGGAGTTCAATACTTCTGATTATAGGGAGGACATGGGAAGTGCTGACGAGGATCCCGATCCCCCCACATGTCAGTACCGAGGTTACAGAAACGGTCCAGATCACCCGGACGCTTACGAACTCAGTCCACACTATTGGCACGTTTTCGCAGCGAGACTCGCATTCGTCGTGGTGTTCGAGCATGTGGTAAGTTAATTGCTGTAACATACATCCATTCATTATTACAGAGTTTCTCACTCGGAGATAACAGAGACTGATGACGATAACCGGTTGAACTTACAGGTGTTTGCACTGACGGGTATAATGAGC
Proteins encoded in this region:
- the LOC107223273 gene encoding anoctamin-4 isoform X2 — translated: MPIRDRRITRTSTQQFPCVFIVSPSARVELTVRVPDRDALQLPTPSFSLPPSPGNLPGRSPNDTVSSSPEIKFNFVDEAMDADAIRLENETKDTHSRRPSRAEGASQVIPEFSPSRSQLSDLVHSVGSTETSLVSSATHTPNREGSPAGRSVERRPGTPYDVTKPVLQRTSDALFELARNGLQQYNPTSGESPSGSGSPRISRRYSRASVHPCVVGSKSLTARDLFGPKLTPAPPDASPSLPGTPAPQDSDSEQMSKEALSRKDDGLDTTVGPESDPETLFFRDGRRRIDMVLVYREENEGVMTETEARRIEQRKVFEQNLLKEGLQLELEHKNTSFDGRTYFLKLHIPWKTKMQYAEVMNLKLPTKRFITISVKAWGGEGGKEKPKYWAKWSPWIEWIQRLHSWDTNRIPEEPSFYASADAGDREERFVVKDRDTAFTPAQRSLIVMQILLRARYDDNHERAGIRRLLADGTYLECFPLHEGPYDTPGPNGELFDRHLLYLEWARPSKWFKKQPLWLVRRYFGEKVALYFAWLGFYTKALYPPAVVGLLCFFYGLGSIESEDNIPSKEICDPTLAGNITLCPLCDKACKYQKLKDSCLFSKLTYLFDNPATVFFAIFMSFWATTFLELWKRRQAVIVWEWDLQNVDGDEETRPEFETTVKTYRVNPVTREREPYLPAWSRVLRFTATGSMVFFMICVVLAAVLGTIIYRISLVSVFYNSGGEFLKKHAKIFTSTTAALINLFIIMILTRVYHRLARWLTNMENPRTQTEYEDSYTFKIFLFEFVNFYSSLIYIAFFKGRFFKHPGDRSARSSEFFRIKTDVCDPAGCLSELCIQLAIIMIGKQCVNNFLEILSPKMWNWWRKRTQKAATKDRNRPYTRWEKDYQLQDPGKMALFDEYLEMVIQYGFVTLFVAAFPLAPLFALLNNIAEIRLDAYKMVKEARRPLAERVEDIGAWFGILQGVTYAAVVSNAFVIAYTSDFIPRSVYAFGYSDSHNLTGYIDSSLSEFNTSDYREDMGSADEDPDPPTCQYRGYRNGPDHPDAYELSPHYWHVFAARLAFVVVFEHVVFALTGIMSYAIPAVPRAIATQIQRERLLAQEAKYEKGITGREDEDELLTALREAGSIGRPQGGRGSWARRFSKLSDGLDAHVEVGPRAHRQSNSSTVWEVM
- the LOC107223273 gene encoding anoctamin-4 isoform X1, with the translated sequence MPIRDRRITRTSTQQFPCVFIVSPSARVELTVRVPDRDALQLPTPSFSLPPSPGNLPGRSPNDTVSSSPEIKFNFVDEAMDADAIRLENETKDTHSRRPSRAEGASQVIPEFSPSRSQLSDLVHSVGSTETSLVSSATHTPNREGSPAGRSVERRPGTPYDVTKPVLQRTSDALFELARNGLQQYNPTSGESPSGSGSPRISRRYSRASVHPCVVGSKSLTARDLFAFLGPKLTPAPPDASPSLPGTPAPQDSDSEQMSKEALSRKDDGLDTTVGPESDPETLFFRDGRRRIDMVLVYREENEGVMTETEARRIEQRKVFEQNLLKEGLQLELEHKNTSFDGRTYFLKLHIPWKTKMQYAEVMNLKLPTKRFITISVKAWGGEGGKEKPKYWAKWSPWIEWIQRLHSWDTNRIPEEPSFYASADAGDREERFVVKDRDTAFTPAQRSLIVMQILLRARYDDNHERAGIRRLLADGTYLECFPLHEGPYDTPGPNGELFDRHLLYLEWARPSKWFKKQPLWLVRRYFGEKVALYFAWLGFYTKALYPPAVVGLLCFFYGLGSIESEDNIPSKEICDPTLAGNITLCPLCDKACKYQKLKDSCLFSKLTYLFDNPATVFFAIFMSFWATTFLELWKRRQAVIVWEWDLQNVDGDEETRPEFETTVKTYRVNPVTREREPYLPAWSRVLRFTATGSMVFFMICVVLAAVLGTIIYRISLVSVFYNSGGEFLKKHAKIFTSTTAALINLFIIMILTRVYHRLARWLTNMENPRTQTEYEDSYTFKIFLFEFVNFYSSLIYIAFFKGRFFKHPGDRSARSSEFFRIKTDVCDPAGCLSELCIQLAIIMIGKQCVNNFLEILSPKMWNWWRKRTQKAATKDRNRPYTRWEKDYQLQDPGKMALFDEYLEMVIQYGFVTLFVAAFPLAPLFALLNNIAEIRLDAYKMVKEARRPLAERVEDIGAWFGILQGVTYAAVVSNAFVIAYTSDFIPRSVYAFGYSDSHNLTGYIDSSLSEFNTSDYREDMGSADEDPDPPTCQYRGYRNGPDHPDAYELSPHYWHVFAARLAFVVVFEHVVFALTGIMSYAIPAVPRAIATQIQRERLLAQEAKYEKGITGREDEDELLTALREAGSIGRPQGGRGSWARRFSKLSDGLDAHVEVGPRAHRQSNSSTVWEVM